The following are from one region of the Quercus robur chromosome 1, dhQueRobu3.1, whole genome shotgun sequence genome:
- the LOC126712817 gene encoding uncharacterized protein LOC126712817, translating to MKFLELRVYVDGANKGERRLIRMMAMKYILCGEWLYKRSYDGIHLRYLKKEEVERVMEEVHQGNCGPHMNGRMLAKKILRMGYYWNTMETDCVDFVKSYHICQTHANSNHVPPSELYSMTFPWPFLVWGIDVIGRIALKASNGHKYILVTIDYFTKWLEAASYSVLKANHVAWFVENNIICRYWVPQEIIANNGSHFEREVRRIMELYNIEHHKSSPYRPQTNKAIEAAN from the coding sequence ATGAAATTCTTGGAATTGAGAGTGTACGTTGACGGTGCCAATAAGGGAGAACGTCGTTTGATAAGGATGATGGCTATGAAATATATCCTATGTGGAGAATGGCTTTATAAGAGGTCTTATGATGGCATACATCTCCGTTATTTGAAGAAAGAGGAAGTCGAAAGGGTTATGGAAGAAGTTCATCAAGGGAATTGTGGTCCTCACATGAATGGGAGAATGTTAGCCAAAAAGATCCTAAGGATGGGGTACTATTGGAATACGATGGAGACTGATTGTGTAGACTTTGTAAAGAGTTACCATATCTGCCAAACACATGCAAACTCTAATCATGTACCACCTAGTGAGCTGTATAGCATGACCTTTCCTTGGCCTTTCTTAGTCTGGGGTATAGATGTGATTGGAAGGATAGCCCTAAAGGCTTCAAACGGACACAAGTACATCCTAGTGACgattgactacttcaccaaatggttAGAAGCAGCCTCCTACTCTGTATTGAAAGCCAATCATGTGGCTTGGTTTGTAGAGAATAACATCATTTGCCGATACTGGGTACCACAAGAGATCATCGCAAATAATGGCTCCCACTTTGAAAGAGAGGTTCGAAGGATCATGGAGTTGTACAACATTGAGCATCACAAGTCTTCACCATACCGACCACAAACTAATAAGGCTATAGAAGCAGCCAATTAG